In Paludibacter propionicigenes WB4, the genomic window CAAAAATTGCATCCGAACGACCTACCAATCCCAAACGGGGTAGATTGGATACCTCCACATCGGCTACATCTTTTACCAAAACCGGAATGCCGTTGATGTTTTGAACCACCACATTCTTGATTTCGTTGATATTGTTCAATAAACCGATACCGCGTACCACATAAGCCTGATTGTTTTTATTGATAATATCACCACCAATGTTGATATTACTTTTACTGATGGCAGTGTATAAATCCAACGGCGTAATGCCAAGCGTACTCAGTTTTCCCGGATCAACTTTTATCTCGTAGGTTTTCACCATTCCACCAAAGCTCACCACATCGGCAACACCCGGCACGGCACGTAACTGGCGATCGATGACCCAATCCTGCATAGTCTTTAAATCACGCTGATTGCGGAAAGTACTTTTTAACGTGTAACGGAAAAGCTCACCCGTAGGACCTGTCGGTGGCTGTACCGAAGGCTGAACTCCATCAGGTAAATCGGCATTGGCAAGCAGATTAGTTACCTGCGAACGGGCATCTTTATCTACTACTCCATCATCGAATACTAATTTGATGTAAGACAACCCAAAAATGCTGGAAGAACGTAAGCTCACTTTCTTTTGAACCGGATTCATCGCAATTTCAATGGGAGTGGTAACAAATTTCTCTACTTCTTCGGCACTCCGTCCCGGCCATTGTGTAATAATGCTTATTTCGGTATTGGTAACATCAGGAAACGCCTCAATGGGCATGTTTTTAAACGTTATTACACCCGCAATCAGCAACAGGCCGGTGGCAAAAAGGATGAAATAATAATTTTTCAGCGAGAATGAAATTATATTTTTTAATAGCTTATTCATGAGTTATGAATTAATCATTAAGTGCATCGTAAATTAAAATTGCTTGAGAAGCAATAACCTTGTCTCCCACCTTCACATCACCCGATATATAGGTACGATTATCGAAAGTACTGATCACATCAACCGGTATAATTTTTATATCGGATTTTGAATGATAAACCATCACGTAATTCTGGCTGTGATCAAACACAATAGCCGAAGAAGCCACACACATTGCCGCATGATTGCCTTCGTTTGTCACTTTTACATTGGCAAACATTTCAGGCTTCAAAGCATATCCCGGATTGGGTAACACGATACGGACTTTCATCACTTTATTTGTCGGGTCGAGCACGTTCATTATTTTATCCACCTTACCTTTAAACACTTTATCCGGATAAGAAAGAGTGGTTACATCCACCTCGTCATTCAAGTGTATCTGACTGATATTGGTTTCGTACACATTGGCAATAATCCACACGTTTTTCAGATCGGAAACTGTAAACAAATTGCTGCTGTTATCGGCTCTGATAGACATATCGTTGGTAGCAAATTTTTCCACCACAAAACCACTGATAGGGGAACGAACGATATACTCGCCATTGGTATTACCACCATTGATATGCAATACTCTTTTCACCCTATTCAGTTCCGATTGTGCCTGATCGTGGGCTGCTTGTGCCGATAACAGGTCTTTTTGCGAAGCCAATCCGCTTTTAAACATATCCTGTGCTGCATCCAGATTCTTAGCCGACACACGCAGGTTACTTTCGGCATTCACTAAATCGTTACTAATACCAGCCATTTCGGAACTTTTAATAACGGCAAGCACCTGACCTGCCTGAACATAATCTCCAAGCATTACTTTGATATTTTGTATTACTCCACTAACCATGGGGTAAATTTTGGCAACATGATCGTCATTGAAAGCCACTTTACCCGAAAGCGTTATGGCATTTGTAAGTTGGCAATTCTGAACAGTATCAAATTTCAGTGTTTTTACCAACGAATCGGCTAAAACATATTTGGAGCTGTCTGCTCCGGCTGTTGCATCTGCTTTTTTGCAGGATTGAACAATAAACGCAATCGCAATGATGGCAGCAATAAGTTTTACGGGAAATAAATTTATTATTTTCATATATTATAAGTTTTTAGTTTTTTAGATAATCTATTCCGGTGTAGAAGTTTAAATCTTCGAAGGCACTGATTCGATTGAATTTGATGGAATTAATCTGCAAGGTGTTTTGTTTGTAGGAATCATAAAAGTCCAGAAACTCCAACAAACCGATATTTCTGACCTGATAGTTTTTCAAAACCTCGCCCAGCAACTTGCTAAAGTCTTTTTCAAAACCCGCATCCCTGCTTTTCAACAGTTTATCGCTTTCGATTAGTTTTCCCATCGAGCTATAAATTTGTTCGTCCACACTTGCACGGGTAGCCTCAAAGTTTGCCTGATTAAATTTAATCTGGGCTTTAGCCGACTTTATATTTCCTTGATTTCGATTGAGGAAAGGCAGATCAATGCCAAATCCAACTGTTGTTAGGTTGTTGATATAACTCCCTTGTTGATCGTAACCTAACTGAATAGTCAGATCAGGAACTGCCAACGCTTTTTGCAAGCTATAATTCTGGGTACTTAAATCGGTATTGAGTTTCGCAATTTTCAAATCGGGACGAGTAGCATAAGCAGAATCGATAATGGCTGAAAGTGTGTATTTCAGAGGATCCAGATTATCTAAAACTGCATTATTCACATTAGGAACCACATAAACATTCTTTGTTTGCAGCAACAAACGCAACTCACTTTGGATATCGTTTATCTGCATTTTCAAATCGTTATACTCATTCTGAATACTATATAGCTGGGCTTTAATACGCAGCACTTCTTTCTCCGAGATATATCCTTTCCCGTTTTGCTGTGCGAAAGCATCCGTCACACGTTGTAAAGCTGTTATTTCAGAATCATACACCTTGGCCGATTGCAACAAGAAATGGATATTGAAAAAATCGGTGCGCAACGTATGTTTAAGCGTCCGCAGTAAGTCGTAAAACTGATACTCGGAGAGCGCAGCATTGGTTTGCGCTATTTTTAGCTGTTTGTTATGTTTACCCGCCAGCATAATTACCTGCGACAAGCCAACAGATAATTCTCCATTTTTCCCGACAGGAAAAAACTGTTTAGTGGCAGTTTGATACATGGTAGTTCCAACATTTAAAGTCGGATTAGGAAATAATTTAGCCTGAACAACCAGGGCTTTCTGGGCGTCGATGTTGTAACGCTGAGCCAGCAATAACAAGTTCTTCCGGAGAAAGACGTTTTCTAAACTGTCTAATTTCAAATTCAGCGTATCGGGTTTGATACCATAGTCTGTTTGCGATTTTGCTTCTGTTGCCAATATCAGGCACAGAGCAATGGTTGCAAGCTTTATAAGTCTTTGCATTTGTTTTTTTGTTAGGTTAGTAAAAGTTGAAATGAAATCATGTTGAAAAGGACTCTCTTACAAAAGATTTTTGCCTACACACTAAGTTGATTGAAATCAATTTAATGATGATAGTCAGGCATCCATGCTTTCGTTACAGGACAACTAATGTTTAGTGCATGTAAATGAAAGCAGCAGGCATTTTCAATAAAGAAAACATCTACCTAAAATCTTTTTGAATAAAGAGGAATTTTATCTGTAATTAAACAGACAGGGGCTGTGGAGGCTTGGCAGGAACTTCTTTGTAATAAAGATTAACCACTTCATCGTTTCTCATAAGAAAGTGAGTAACATCTTTCTGAGTACATTCCAGTTCATAGGTAACTAATGTATCGGGAATCCATTTCAGATCAAAATGAACGACAGTTTGTTGTTGCTTACAATTGTTATCGGCGTAAGCTTTGTCGTGGAATGTATCTTTTGAAAAGCCTAAGCCATTTTCAAACAAAAACTCTATCAGCGAATCTACATAATCCTGATCGTCGGCAGAGTTTGTTATTTTTGAAGGGGTATAAAAGTCAATAGAATTGATGCTCAGATTCAAAGTCTGAACAACAAGAAAAATAAGTAAAAACTGATAAGCTATTTTCTTTATTACGCTTTTCATAACGAGTGCAAAGATACAATCGAATTTATGTTATAAAACAGTTATGTTATAGTATTTAATAAAGCTTAATGCGTTTTTAGGGAATTTACAGATAATATGAAATATTCCTGAAACAACTAAACATGCACACAAGTAATTATAGAACAAACTCTCTATATGCACCCCTAAAACCATTTACAGATTAAAATGGTTCAATTTTATATAAAATCAGTGCTCAGTTATTTGAGTTTCGTCAGAAAAAGCTTTGCAAAAAAGTCTTTTTGATTTCTTGATAATTGTCATGAGTATTCAGAATTGTAACATGGTCGAAGCATGCAAAGAACCAATGTCCTTTTTTTGATTCTTACAAATCCGGTAATTATTAATGCCGGGATACATAATCCAGTCTGAAAACACATCCCTGCCCGATTACTATTTCGATGAAACACGTGAAAAGGGGGTTATTGTATTTTGATGAAAAAACATACAGCCCTTCAATTTTGTTTTTAATCCCGTTTTTGATAAAACTCAATTTATATTTTCCAAAAAACAGCCATTCAATAAACAATTATAAACCTGTTATTTAGTTCGAAAATTTGATTTTCTGTAGTGCTAAAATAGGGTTTTTCATTTTGCTTTATTTTCACATGTAGTGTTCTTATTGGGTCTGAAAATTTGTTTTCGGCTAATTGTTACTGTTACTTTGCAGCGTTAACTTATCTCAGCATACCAAGAATCACACCGTTATGAAACTGGATTTTGTCATTACATTATCAATCGTGTCAAGGCTCCTCAGCTTTGAAAATTCATCCGCAAAATCGGAGGACTCAACTGAACTCGCAATTCAGAATGGGAATCTCAAAAACATATCCAACAATTCTAGCATAACTTATTATATAGAAAAAGTAAAAGGTTTAGTTGTTGTTTGGTTTTGGTTACGTTTGCAGGCAATAAACGATTCTCCCTTTAGGGTTGGGAGAATCGGCCTTGCAAATAGACTCACTCGTAATCAAAGAAACCGCTGCGCCCTCTACACTACCATATCAGATATCTATCGAATATCTGTTTTTCCACAAACGTACAAAAATTCAATCGTACCAATTCGGATTATTTATCCGTATCTGGGTTGAGTGCTTGTGCCTAAAACAAAATTATTTTAAAACGAAGTTACTATTACTTATCAAAAGCGATGCAAAAAAGAATAATTATATTTAGCTTTCTAATTTTAGCCGTCAGCAGTAGTTTTGCTGAGAAAGTGAATAGCGTGGTACCTGCCAACCTGAAAGGTGTTGGTTATCCTGCGCACACCGAATTGACATGGGAAAATCATGCAGGATTTACCTATGAAATATACCGTTCTGCCGATGGTAACAGTAATTTCAGTAAAATAGCTGAGACAAATAAAGATAGTTATCTTGATTTCTTTGGAAAACCATTGCAGAAAGAAGCAACTTTCATTTATAGGATTCTACCAAAAGGATTATCCATGGATAGCAAACAAGTTACAAAATTTGAGATACGGGTTCAAATACCCACGTCATCGGATGAAGCTTTGCTGGATATGACACAGCGTTATGCGACACGTTATTTTTACGATTTTGCCGACCCAGAAACCGGACTGGCAAGAGAACGGAGTAACGATGTAAATGGTAATATCGTTACTACAGGTGGAACCGGATTTGGAATTATGGCACTGATTGCCGGAGCTGAACGAAACTATTTCAGCAGAAACGATGCCTACCAAAAGATTAACAAGATAGTCGGTTTTCTCGAAAAAGCTGAACGTTTCCACGGAGCCTGGGCACACTGGTACAATGCCAACAACGGAAAAGTATTCAGCTTTAGTCAATTTGATGATGGCGGCGATCTGGTTGAAACAGCTTTTCTGACAGAAGGATTGCTCACCGCCCGCGAATACTTCCGCAACGGAAATGAAAACGAGAAAACATTGGTTAGCCGCATTACCAAGCTTTGGGAAACCATCGAATGGAACTGGTATACACAAGGTCAAAATGCCTTATACTGGCATTGGTCAAAAAACTATGGTTGGAAAATGAACCATCGCATTACCGGGTTTGATGAAACATTGATAACCTACGTGCTGGCAGCAGCATCGCCAACGTTCCCCATTGAACGTTCTGTGTATGAGAAGTGTTATACTAATTCCAATTACTATTTGAATGGAAAAAAATACTACGGTATCAAACTTGATCTGGGGATGGAGTATGGGGGACCACTCTTCTTTACACATTACTCATTTTTGGGATTGAATCCGAATGGTTTGTCCGACAAATACACAAATTACTTCGAACGAAACCGTTCACACGCGCTAATCCATCTGGCTTATGCCACTGAGAACCCTAAAAAACATGTGGGTTACGGTGCAAATTGCTGGGGATTTACTTCATCCGACGACCCGATTGTAGGTTACAGCTCACACCAACCAGGCACAAATGATGAAAATGGAACCATATCACCAACAGCAGCAATATCTTCAATAGTCTATACTCCCGATGCTTCCTTGAATGCTTTACGCCACTTCTACTTTGACCGAGGGAAACAATTATTCGGGAAATGTGGATTTTACGATGCTTTTAATCCCGGCATGGTAGAAGGCCAACAAGTAGTTCAGAGTTATCTGGCTATAGACGAAGGACCGATAGCGGTAATGATAGAGAATTATAGAAGCGGATTGCTCTGGAAATTATTCATGAGTAATCCCGAAATTCATACAGGACTACAAAAACTAGGATTTAAAATACACTAAAAAATTATGTTACTAACCATTTAAATTTAAGAGAACCATGAGAAAAAAAACAATTTTACTCCTACTGGTTGCACTTGTAAGTGCCAGTTCGCTTTTTGCACAAACTATACGCGTGCAGGGAGTGATTGTCGATAAAAAGACAGGAGAAACATTAATCGGCTCATCCATTATTCAAAAAGGTACTACTAACGGCACAACAGCGGGCGTTAATGGTGATTTTACCCTTTCGGTACCCCAAAACTCAGTTTTAGTTGTATCGTATATTGGATATGTATCCCAAGAAATTAAAGCAATCAATGCTTCAACATTACGAATTCGACTAGAAGAAGAAAACAAAGCGTTGGACGAAGTTATGGTAATTGGCTACGGTACTGCAAAGAAAAGTCAGGTTGTAGGATCTGTTTCTTCCGTTAAAAGTGAAGAACTCACCAAACAGCCGATGCTTACAGCAGCTCAAGGACTACAAGGCAAAACTTCCGGTATTCAAATTATCGGATCAGGTGAGCCCGGATCTCAACCACAAGTTCGTATCCGTGGAACTAATACAATTACTGCAGATGCAAATCCTATTTATGTTGTTGACGGTGTAATCACATCAGACATTACCAACATTAACACCAGCGATATTGAAAGTATGGATGTGCTAAAGGATGCTGCCTCTCAAGCTATTTATGGTAGTCGGGCTGCTAATGGTGTAGTACTTATTACCACCAGAGCTGGAAAAACAGGAAAAGTCAGAGTAAGTTTCGACTCTTATTTTGGTGTTAAGTCAATGACTTCTAAAGTTAAGATGGCCGATGCGAAAACCTATGCAACATATACCAACGAGGCAAGAGCTTACGATAGTCAGCCTGCATTGTTTGACGTCAATACGCTCAAATATAATACAAATTGGTTTGATGCCATCACTCGCGATGGTCTGGTGCAAAACTATAACTTTACCATTAGCGGAGGTACTGACAATGTAACCTATTATTTCAGTGCTAACCAGTTTGGTGATCAGGGAATTTTAAAAGGAAACGATTATAATCGTACATTGTTACGCAACAGTAACACTTACAAATTGGGAAAATATATTAAGTTTGGACATACCCTTAATATCTCTTTCGCAAAAGACAATATGAAGCCCAATGAGTTTGCTGATGCATACCGCATCGGAACTACAGCTCCGGTAAGAGATACTAACGGAAACTACGGTTATGTGAGCGGTTTAAGTGTTGCAAACCCAGTTGCAGCTCTTGATTATACACATAATTTTACTAATGACACCCGTTTCCAAGGCAATGTATTTGCAGAAATAAACCCTACCCCCGAGTTGACAATTCGCAGCAGCTTTAACTTTAATAAAGCGGCAAGAAAGGAAACTAATTATATCCCTAAATATTACGTAAGTAGTGTTCAACAAACATCTAAATCTACTTTGAGCATTGCCGATAGAGATAGTACCTACTACATAATAGACAATAATATTAATTTCCATAAAACTTTTATTGAAAAACATGAAGTAAATGCGACTGTAGGGCACTCATCTGAAAAAGATAAAGGAACTGCACTTCTTGGAACACGTACAGGAGTTACTGAACAAGAAAATTTGTGGTATCTTGATCAAGGAGATGTTAATTCAGCAACCAATAATGGAAGTGGTTATGTTCTACAAAGAGAATCTTGGTACGGACGTTTAATATATACATTTGACCAGAAGTACAATCTAAGTGGAGTATTACGTAGAGATGGATCCAGCGCTTTCCCTGTAGATAAAAAATGGGGAACCTTCTACTCATTCGGGGGATCATGGATTGTTAACCACGAAAATTTTATGGCAAACCAACATCTGTTTGATGATTTAAAACTCCGTGCAAGCTACGGTAAAATTGGTAATGACAATCTTCCCTATGGAACAGGAACAATAACCTCTGTTACAACTACAGGAGCATACAACTTTGGTGGAAATAGCAGTCCTGTATCACAAGGATTGACTTTTGATCAGATAAAAGATGCAACAATCACTTGGGAAACAACGAAAGGTTTTGATGCCGGTATCGAATTTTCAACTCTTGGCAGACGACTAAGCGGAGAAGTTTCTTATTATAATAAACTTACTAATGCTTATGTACCAATCACCATGCCTACTGCTTCAGGGGATGCTGACAATAGGGTAATTTCACAGGCGGCCGATGTACGTAATTCCGGAGTGGAAGTAAACCTTAATTGGAAACACAGACTAACCAGTAATTTCGCATATCATGCAGGCTTTAATATTACGTTCAATACAAACAACGTAGACAAAGTTAGAGGTGGACTACAGCTTAAAGATGGTAGTCTTGGTAATGGTAATATAGTTACCTATACTGTAGAAGGTCAACCTATCGGAAGCTTCTGGGTTTATAAAACCGATGGTATATATAAAACTCTAGCAGAAGTAAACGGCTCACCACATCTTACAGGTACACAGGCCGGAGATCTTAAATTAGTGGATGTAAACAAAGATGGTGTTATTAATGACAAAGACCGGGTATTCGAGGGTTCATATCAACCAAAAACTTATTTCGGACTTAATTTGGGATTTGATTATAAAGCTTTTGATTTCTCTGTTGACTGTTACGGAAACCTTGGGAACAAGATATTCAATGGTAAAAAAGCTGTTCGCTTTGGTAATGACAATATTGAATCTGCAAGAGCAGAAGATCGCTGGAGTACAACAAATCCTAACGGAACACAACCTCGCGCTTCTAACGCAATTCCGGCACCATCCGATTATTTTGTTGAATCTGGAAACTTCTTCAGAATCAATAACATGACTGTTGGATATTCACTTCCTGCCGAAAAATGGCATGTTGGTCTTTCAAAACTGAGAGTTTACGCTACTGCTCAAAATCCTCTTATTTTGAAAAAATACAGCGGATTTACCCCTGAACTTCCGGGATCTGCAACCGCATCAGGGATAGAATTGTCTATCTATCCAGTATCAACTACCTATATGGTGGGAGTTAACGTATCCTTTTAAGTAGAAATAAACAAACTAATATTTTTAATTTTTTCAATATGAAAACAATAAAAACATATATATACATTACAGTTGGTCTGATAGTCATCTCTCTATCGGCCTGTAATAACAATTGGCTCAGCCCTGCAGCCGAAAACCAATTGATCACACAGGATTCGACATTTCTGGTTTCTGCCAATGCTGAGAAGTTCGTAAATGCCTGTTATAATCAATTGCTACAATGGCAAACCAGTTCATTTTCTTTTGTCGGTTACGCAAGTATTACATCCGATGATGCTGATAAAGGAAGTGATCCTGGTGATTTAGGTTCTGATAAAGATCAAATGGACAATATTACCTATACTTCAACCAGCGGATCAATAGGTGAAGGCTGGACAGGTAATTATAATGGAGTAACTCGATGTAATCAGGCTATTGCTAATGTACCGAAATACAACATTGCAGATGCTCAGAAGACAAGATTTATAGCAGAAGCAAAATTCTTAAGAGCCCTTTACTATTTTAATCTGGTACGTTGTTTCGGAGATATTCCTTTAGTAAATAAAGTAATAGATGCTAGCAGTGAAGCTGATTTGAACCTAGCTAATACCCGGGTTTCTAAGGATAGCATATATGCATTTATAGAAAAAGATCTCAACTTTGCAATCACTAATTTGCCTAAAAATACCGAGTACAGTTCAGCCGATTTAGGCCGTGCAACAAAAGGAGCTGCTACAGCTTTACTTGCTAAAGTGAGTATGTACGAAAAGAAATGGGCTCAGGCTTTATCGCTGACAGACCAAATTATAGGAGGTACTGTAGGTAGTTACGGTTTAGTTACTGATTATGCAAGTATTTGGAGAGAAGTCGGCGAAAACAGCAGAGAATCATTATTCGAAATTCAGGCGCGTGGGATTACCCCTAATGCCGGTATTCAAGGGTTTGTAGATATACAGGGTGCCAGAGGCTCTATAACTTATCCCGATGGAACTTCAGGTATCAGCGGTTGGGGATTCAATACCCCAAGTCAGGATCTTGAAAATGCTTATGAGGTTGGCGACGTGCGTAAAGCTGCAACCATTATGTATAAAGGACAAACTTTATGGGATGGAGCAGTAGTTGGTACAGATGTTGCTAATCCAAGGTATAACTACAAAGCATATGTAAGTAAGAAACTGGAATCGTTTAATGGAAATGATTGGGAATCAAACAAAAATATCCGTGTTCTTCGGATGGGTGAAGTTTATTTGATTAACGCAGAAGCTGCTAATGAACTTACAAAAACATCGCAGGCACAAACATCGCTGAATGCAGTTAGAACCCGTGCAGGTCTCGCAAATACAACTGCTTCCAATCAAACCGATTTACGAACAGCAATATGGAAAGAGCGCCGTGTGGAACTGGCTATGGAATATGACCGCTTCTTTGATCTGATTCGTCAAGGTAGAGCCGGAACTGTACTTCGTGCTTTAGGAAAAAACTTTGTAGATGGCAAAAATGAAGTTTTCCCTATCCCTCAAATTGAAATCGATGCAAGTAATGGAAAACTCAAACAAAACGCTGGTTATTAATTCTTATGAGCATCCTCTAAATACAAAATAGATGAATCGCAAAAAAGGGAAGGAAATTTCCTTCCCTTTTTATTTTACCTTGATTTATCAGAAAATTACTTATCAATTCGATAAATGATAGCAGACAATATCCTCAGATTTTGCTTGTGCAACTCATTTATTTAGATCACGAAAGAATAAATAAATCATGAGAAAGATCTTAACTATAATTTTCGCCCTCTCTATTGTAATTATACTTAATGCCCAGTCCAAAGTTGTAAAAGGCCAGATAACCGAATACGAAATCTCCACTGAAAAAACCTATCAGGTTACCGGCATCGTTTCGGACGAACAAGATAAGCCCGTTAATCAGGTAAAAGTGATGGTGAAGGATGGGGTTAGTTCCGCTACAACGAATTCAAAAGGAGAATACAGCATCACGATTGGTGCAAATGATAAGGCATTGCGTTTTTATTATCCGGGAATGGTAATTACAGAATTGCCTGTCGGGATTCAAAACCTGCGGGTAAATTGTACTTTAAAAAAAGATCAATCCGATTATTCACTTCCAAAACATACAGCTCAGGCTACAGCCTGGTTTGACCCTAAAAACGATCACCCCAAAACATTTTGTAATCCGCTGAATATCGATTACAATTTCGAACCATATAATAAAGAAAATAAAATCTCTTGCCGCTCAACAGCCGATCCGCTAATTGTGCCATTCAAGGGAGTATATTATTTATTCAGTACCAATCAGGATGGCTTTTACGTTTCCAAAGATCTCTCGAAATGGAAATTCGTTTTCAGCGGATTTCAACGTAAACCAACCGACGATGACCAATGTGCTCCGGCCGTAGAAGTATCGGGCGATACCATCATGATGATTGGTTCTACTTATAAAGATCTACCGGTTTGGTACAGTACCAACCCCAAAGAAGGACGTTGGAAAAGACTTACCGAAACGGCTCTATTACCTCACTGGGATCCGGATTTATTTTTAGACGATGACGGACGCTTGTACCTCTATTACGGTTCCAGCAATGAATTTCCCATTAAAGTGGCGGAATATGATCGCTCTACTTTTCGTCCCAAAAGTATTGTTCACGATTTATTCGGATTGAAACCCGAAGTACATGGATGGGAACGGTTTGGAATGAACAACGACGATTCCGTTTCACTAAAGCCATTTGTTGAAGGGGCATACATGACCAAACACAACAACAAATACTATCTGCAATACGGAGCACCGGGCACAGAATTCAAAGTGTATGCCGATGGTGTTTACGTGGCCGATCATCCTTTCGGTCCATTTGTTTACCAACAGCACAATCCCTTCTCCTACAAACCGGGCGGATTTGTTTTGGGAGCCGGACACGGCGGAACATTTAAAGACTATTTCAATAACTACTGGCATATTTCTACCTGCATGTTGTCCTTGCGCGAAACTTTTGAAAGACGGATTGGGCTTTATCCTGCCGGATTTGATAAAGATGGTGTCATGTATTCAAACACAGC contains:
- a CDS encoding family 43 glycosylhydrolase, which translates into the protein MRKILTIIFALSIVIILNAQSKVVKGQITEYEISTEKTYQVTGIVSDEQDKPVNQVKVMVKDGVSSATTNSKGEYSITIGANDKALRFYYPGMVITELPVGIQNLRVNCTLKKDQSDYSLPKHTAQATAWFDPKNDHPKTFCNPLNIDYNFEPYNKENKISCRSTADPLIVPFKGVYYLFSTNQDGFYVSKDLSKWKFVFSGFQRKPTDDDQCAPAVEVSGDTIMMIGSTYKDLPVWYSTNPKEGRWKRLTETALLPHWDPDLFLDDDGRLYLYYGSSNEFPIKVAEYDRSTFRPKSIVHDLFGLKPEVHGWERFGMNNDDSVSLKPFVEGAYMTKHNNKYYLQYGAPGTEFKVYADGVYVADHPFGPFVYQQHNPFSYKPGGFVLGAGHGGTFKDYFNNYWHISTCMLSLRETFERRIGLYPAGFDKDGVMYSNTAFGDYPTAIPQNTEDHQKGNFTGWMLLSLNKKTSASSSDSIYTPENASDENMRTYWAAKSGQPGEWFAMDLGDVKQVNAIQVNYYEHKANQFGKAMDIYHQYKIYSSTDGNNWELVVDKSDNDMDVPHDYVELRQPIQTRYVKVENIHTASGNFALMDLRVFGKASGVIPEAVQKLTVNRSKSDTRNAMISWKPQQRTYGYNIYFGTTADKQYNCITVYNANSYDLRGLDKGTSYYFSIEALSESGVSNRSKSIFVK